Proteins encoded within one genomic window of Oryza glaberrima chromosome 12, OglaRS2, whole genome shotgun sequence:
- the LOC127756728 gene encoding protease Do-like 5, chloroplastic isoform X1, translating to MAVHPLLRLLQLRPPPPPPPPPPPSPPFATTRRASSASAAAAALLLLAASPRLPRPARADPGDGGEDIDEARVVRLFQEASPSVVFIKDLVVGRTPGRGGGQAVEAEDGEEGAATVEGTGSGFIWDTSGHIVTNYHVVAKLAGDGSAFHRCKVLLEDSSGNSYSKEGRLVGCDPSYDLAVLKVDVDGDKLSPALIGTSKGLRVGQSCFAIGNPYGYEHTLTTGVVSGLGREIPSPNGRPIRGAIQTDAAINSGNSGGPLIDSYGHVIGVNTATFTRKGTGISSGVNFAIPIDTVVQSVPNLIVYGTSVSNRF from the exons ATGGCGGTCCAcccgctgctccgcctcctccaactccggccaccgccgccaccgccgcctccgcctcccccctcACCACCCTTCGCCACCACACGCCGCGCTTcctccgcttccgccgccgcagcggcgctcctcctcctcgcggcctCCCCCCGGCTGCcgcgccccgcccgcgccgaccccggcgacggcggcgaggacatCGACGAGGCCCGCGTCGTGCGCCTCTTCCAG GAGGCGTCGCCGTCGGTGGTGTTCATCAAGGACCTCGTCGTCGGTCGGACGCCGGGACGGGGAGGCGGGcaagcggtggaggcggaggacggcgaggagggggcggcgacggtggaggggACCGGCTCTGGGTTCATCTGGGACACCTCGGGCCACATT GTGACAAATTACCATGTGGTTGCAAAATTAGCTGGGGATGGATCTGCATTTCATCGCTGCAAG GTATTATTGGAGGATTCTAGTGGCAATAGTTATTCGAAGGAGGGAAGGCTAGTAGGGTGTGATCCATCGTATGATCTTGCTGTTCTGAAG GTTGATGTTGATGGTGATAAGTTGAGTCCTGCTCTGATTGGAACATCAAAGGGCTTGCGAGTTGGGCAGAGCTGCTTTGCCATTGGTAACCCTTATGGATATGAGCACACCCTAACTACCGGG GTGGTTAGTGGATTGGGGAGGGAGATACCATCTCCCAATGGGAGGCCGATTCGTGGGGCTATACAGACAGATGCTGCTATAAATTCTG GTAACTCAGGTGGCCCACTAATTGACTCATATGGTCATGTAATTGGAGTAAATACAGCTACATTCACACGTAAAG GAACTGGGATCTCCTCTGGGGTGAACTTCGCCATCCCCATCGACACTGTTGTACAGTCAGTCCCTAACCTCATTGTGTATGGAACATCTGTGAGCAATAGGTTTTGA
- the LOC127756728 gene encoding protease Do-like 5, chloroplastic isoform X2, with protein sequence MAVHPLLRLLQLRPPPPPPPPPPPSPPFATTRRASSASAAAAALLLLAASPRLPRPARADPGDGGEDIDEARVVRLFQEASPSVVFIKDLVVGRTPGRGGGQAVEAEDGEEGAATVEGTGSGFIWDTSGHIVLLEDSSGNSYSKEGRLVGCDPSYDLAVLKVDVDGDKLSPALIGTSKGLRVGQSCFAIGNPYGYEHTLTTGVVSGLGREIPSPNGRPIRGAIQTDAAINSGNSGGPLIDSYGHVIGVNTATFTRKGTGISSGVNFAIPIDTVVQSVPNLIVYGTSVSNRF encoded by the exons ATGGCGGTCCAcccgctgctccgcctcctccaactccggccaccgccgccaccgccgcctccgcctcccccctcACCACCCTTCGCCACCACACGCCGCGCTTcctccgcttccgccgccgcagcggcgctcctcctcctcgcggcctCCCCCCGGCTGCcgcgccccgcccgcgccgaccccggcgacggcggcgaggacatCGACGAGGCCCGCGTCGTGCGCCTCTTCCAG GAGGCGTCGCCGTCGGTGGTGTTCATCAAGGACCTCGTCGTCGGTCGGACGCCGGGACGGGGAGGCGGGcaagcggtggaggcggaggacggcgaggagggggcggcgacggtggaggggACCGGCTCTGGGTTCATCTGGGACACCTCGGGCCACATT GTATTATTGGAGGATTCTAGTGGCAATAGTTATTCGAAGGAGGGAAGGCTAGTAGGGTGTGATCCATCGTATGATCTTGCTGTTCTGAAG GTTGATGTTGATGGTGATAAGTTGAGTCCTGCTCTGATTGGAACATCAAAGGGCTTGCGAGTTGGGCAGAGCTGCTTTGCCATTGGTAACCCTTATGGATATGAGCACACCCTAACTACCGGG GTGGTTAGTGGATTGGGGAGGGAGATACCATCTCCCAATGGGAGGCCGATTCGTGGGGCTATACAGACAGATGCTGCTATAAATTCTG GTAACTCAGGTGGCCCACTAATTGACTCATATGGTCATGTAATTGGAGTAAATACAGCTACATTCACACGTAAAG GAACTGGGATCTCCTCTGGGGTGAACTTCGCCATCCCCATCGACACTGTTGTACAGTCAGTCCCTAACCTCATTGTGTATGGAACATCTGTGAGCAATAGGTTTTGA
- the LOC127756789 gene encoding uncharacterized protein LOC127756789, with amino-acid sequence MLPLLNMQAEAAGGDGGDAEKKSGNNKQMMVAAKVSISILVMSLPVLYVSFLRIPPATLFRDTTFWFLMSNSIIIVIAADSGMLFFAGRPASSSGELQAMVVTDVSLSHALVVAPPRGGQEDDDGVVVAGEPAEEESTMMLVPYYGGGGEVVQAAARPTRLAASKSVAVAGSREAERTTTMARRRRRSRSHHALVVTPPVQEKSIVVREEKLRRTATERPPEPEPEEEEEMTTSSSEYSRLSDEELNRRVEEFIARFNMEIRLQLEKEQEQAAAA; translated from the coding sequence ATGCTGCCTCTGCTGAACATGCAAGCTGAAGCTGctggtggcgatggtggtgatGCAGAGAAGAAGAGTGGCAACAACAAGCAGAtgatggtggcggcgaaggTGTCCATCTCCATTCTGGTGATGTCGCTGCCGGTGCTCTACGTCTCCTTCCTCCGCATCCCGCCGGCGACGCTCTTCCGGGACACCACCTTCTGGTTCCTCATGTCCAActccatcatcatcgtcatcgccgccgactcCGGCATGCTCTTCTTCGCCGGTAGGCCCGCCTCAAGCTCCGGCGAGCTTCAAGCCATGGTTGTCACCGATGTCAGCCTCAGCCATGCattggtggtggcgccgccgagAGGTGGCCAAGAAGACGATGACGGtgttgtcgtcgccggcgagccggcggaggaggagtcCACGATGATGTTGGTGCCgtactacggcggcggcggcgaggtggtgcagGCAGCAGCAAGGCCGACGAGGCTGGCGGCGAGCAagagcgtcgccgtcgctggcaGCAGAGAGgcggagaggacgacgacgatggcgcgtcgccgtcgtcggagcaGGTCGCACCATGCGCTGGTGGTGACGCCGCCGGTGCAGGAGAAGAGCATCGTCGTGAGGGAGGAGAAGCTCCGGCGAACTGCAACGGagcggccgccggagccggagccggaggaggaggaggagatgacgaCGAGCAGCAGCGAGTACTCGCGGCTCTCCGACGAGGAGCTGAACCGGCGCGTGGAGGAGTTCATCGCCAGGTTCAACATGGAGATCAGGCTGCAGCTCGAGAAGGAACAAGAACAAGCTGCAGCTGCTTGA
- the LOC127757560 gene encoding pyruvate dehydrogenase E1 component subunit beta-3, chloroplastic has protein sequence MATAAAASLQYALHGAASASAKPRSAAPGRSVRVAAARRSVRARGGAVVARAAVTASADATAESKSGGHEVLLFEALREALIEEMKEDPTVCVFGEDVGHYGGSYKVTKGLAEMFGDLRVLDTPIAENSFAGMGVGAAMKGLRPIVEGMNMGFLLLAYNQISNNCGMLHYTSGGQFKIPIVIRGPGGVGRQLGAEHSQRLESYFQSIPGLQMVACSTPYNAKGLMKAAIRSENPVVLFEHVLLYNLKEKIPDEEYICCLEEAEMVRPGEHVTILTYSRMRYHVMQAAKTLVNKGYDPEVIDIRSLKPFDLHTIGNSIKKTHRVLIVEECMRTGGIGASLRSAIIDNFWDYLDAPIMCLSSQDVPTPYAATLEDATVVQPAQIVAAVEQICQ, from the exons atggccaccgctgccgccgcctcgctgcaGTACGCGCTgcacggcgccgcctccgcctccgccaagCCCAGATCCGCCGCGCCAGGCAGGAGCGTGCGCgtggccgcggcgaggaggtcggtGCGGGCGCGCGGAGGGGCGGTGGTAGCGCGCGCCGCGGTTACA GCGAGTGCGGATGCGACGGCGGAATCCAAGTCCGGCGG TCATGAGGTCCTGTTGTTTGAGGCCCTTCGAGAAGCATTGATAGAAGAGATGAAAGAAGATCCTACAGTTTGTGTATTTGGTGAAGATGTTGGTCACTATGGAGGTTCATATAAGGTGACCAAGGGCTTGGCTGAGATGTTTGGAGACCTTCGGGTTCTTGATACCCCTATTGCTGAGAATTCTTTCGCTGGCATGGGAGTTGGAGCAGCAATGAAGGGGCTAAGGCCAATTGTTGAAGGCATGAACATGGGTTTCCTTCTCCTTGCTTACAATCAGATCTCAAACAATTGTGGTATGCTTCATTATACCTCAGGTGGCCAGTTCAAGATCCCGATTGTGATTCGAGGCCCTGGTGGTGTTGGTCGCCAGCTTGGTGCTGAGCATTCACAACGTCTCGAATCGTACTTCCAGTCCATTCCTGGACTTCAAATGGTTGCTTGCTCTACTCCTTACAATGCTAAGGGCCTGATGAAGGCTGCCATAAGGAGTGAGAACCCTGTGGTGCTGTTCGAGCATGTCCTTCTGTACAACCTGAAGGAGAAGATCCCTGATGAGGAATACATTTGCTGCTTGGAGGAGGCCGAGATGGTACGTCCAGGTGAGCATGTGACCATCCTCACGTACTCTCGCATGAGGTACCATGTGATGCAGGCAGCCAAGACACTGGTGAACAAAGGGTATGATCCGGAGGTCATTGATATCAGGTCGCTGAAACCATTCGATCTGCACACGATAGGGAACTCCATTAAGAAGACCCACCGCGTTCTGATTGTGGAGGAGTGCATGCGAACGGGTGGTATCGGCGCCAGCCTGAGGTCGGCCATCATTGATAACTTCTGGGACTACCTTGATGCCCCCATCATGTGCTTGTCATCACAGGATGTACCGACGCCATATGCTGCAACTCTGGAGGACGCAACTGTCGTGCAGCCTGCCCAAATTGTGGCCGCTGTCGAGCAGATCTGCCAATAA